The Pseudomonas solani genome segment CACTTCGACGAACTCGCCACGCGCTTCGCCGAGAAGATCTATGGCGGCGCCAAGGGCGCCATCCGCCTGGCAGTGCTCCAGGCCGACCTCGCCGAAGCCCTGCCCGAGCGCCCGCTGCGGGTGCTGGACGTGGGCGCCGGGCTCGGCCACGTGAGCCTGTGGCTGGCCCAGCGCGGCCACCAGGTCACCCTCGCCGAACCTGCCGAACCCATGCTCGAAGGCGCCCGCGCGCGCTTCGCCGCAGCCAGCGTCGAGGCCACCTTCATCCAGGCGCCCTGGCAGGACCTGCTCGGCCAGTTCACCGAGCCCTACGACCTGGTGCTCTGCCACGCCGTGCTGGAATGGCTCGCCGAGCCCCACGCCATCCTCCCGGTGCTGCACCAGTTGACGGCGCCGGGCGGCTGGTTGTCCCTGGCGTTCTACAATCGGGATGCACTGATCTACCGCAACCTGCTCAAGGGCCATTTCCGCAAGCTGCGACGCAACCGCTTCGCCGGCGAAGGCCAGAGCCTGACCCCGCAGCAACCGCTGGACCCACGGGAACTGGCCGGGCAACTCGAGGGGATGTGGAAGGTCGAAACCCAGAGCGGCGTGCGGGTTTTCCATGACTACATGCCGAGTGAATTCCAGGCCAAGGCCGAGCTGGTCGACCTCCTGGAAATGGAGCTGGCCCACCGTCGCCACCCGAGCTTCATGGGGCTGGGACGGTACCTGCACTGGATCTGCAGACCCCAATAAGAGAGCCCCCACGGGCTCGCCTCGACGGAGGCCCCATGAAACGCACTGCCCTTCCTGTATTCACCGCCCTCGTCCTGCTGGCGCTCGCCGGCTGCCAGAGCGCCAACCCCTACAAGGCCGAATCCAAGCCGATGCCGCCGGCCCCGCCGGAGGCGGCCACCACCTTCGACCGCTCCGCCTACCCGGCGGCCCCGCGCGACTTCGGCCGCTACCGCAACTGGACCTGGCTCAACGGCCGCCTGCCCGCCGGCAACAGCTGGGCGACGCCGGAGCAGATGGTCGACATCGTCAACTCCGGGCTGGACCAGCACGGCCTGCGCCAATCCCGCGAGCCGGCCAGCGCCGACCTCAAGGTCGCCGCCAGCCTGCGGTTCGAGAAGCGCCTGCGCCAGTACAACGATTCCAGCGGCGCCTACTACGGCAACGGCCCCTACCGCGACCAGTACGGCGCCTGGGCCACGGTGCCCCTGGTGCGCACCTACGAGCAGGAAGTGGCGGTGGTCTTCCTGGAGTTCTACGACGCCCGCGACAACCAACCTGTGTGGAGCGGCAGCGCCGAGAGCGACGCCAGCGGCAGCCGCAGCGACCGCACCACCGCACTGCGCGAAGCCATCAAGGAAGCCCTGGACAACTACCCGCCCCGCTGAGCCCAACCGCCCGGTGCCTCCGCCCCTCCCGCCTCACCCGGGGGTGGGCGGAGCGATGCGCCACCCCTCTCCTGCACCATGCCTCTCTCCCGGGCGCGCCACGAACGGAACCGCAACACGCCGTCACGATCCACATGGAAGCAGTCGCGGGCTTGCACGAAATCTTCTTGCCGGCCGCTCTGGCTTGCGCTTGGATAGTGATTCCGGCAGAGGAGATATGACCATGTTCCGCCGTCTGTTCATCGCTTCCACCCTCCTGCTCCTGGCCGCCTGCCAGAGCTACGAGATCAACCGCGATTTCGACCGCAACCGCGACTTCGCCGCCTACCGCAGCTGGAGCTGGAAGGAGCCGGCGCTGCAGTACAGCCCCGACGACCCGCGCATCAAGAGCGACCTCACCGAACAACGCATCCGCGAGGCCGTGGGCCAGCAGCTCGACCAGCGTGGCCTGCGCCCCGCCGCCAATGGCGCCGCCAGCGACCTCAAGGTGCAGAGCTGGCTGATCGTCGACGATCGCCAGCAGCAGGTCACCACCGGCTACGGCGGCTACTGGGGCGGTTACTGGGGCAACTACTGGGGCGGCCCAGCCATGACCGAGACCCGCACCTACGACTACAAGGTCGCCACCATCCAGATCGACCTCTACGACGGCAAGGACGGCAAGCTCGTCTGGCGCGGCAGTGCCGGGCAGATCATGCGCACCGACCCGCCGACCCCGGCCGAGCGCGAGGCCGCCATCCGCGAGACCGTCGCCAAGGTCCTCGCCCAATACCCACCGCACTGACCGAGCATCGATGAGCGCATTCGACACCGTACTCAGCCACCGTCCCGCCCAAGCCGCCGACCTCGACGAGGTCGTCGGCTTCCCCCAGGACCGCGACGAACTGTTCTTCTGCTACCCCAAGGGCATCTGGCCGCTCACCGTCGGCCAGCTCGCCGCGGTGATGGCCGAGCGCCGCGACAACACCGTGGTGCTGCTGGACGGCCGCGTCGCCGGCTTCGCCAACTTCTACCAGTGGCAGCACAACGACTTCTGCGCCCTGGGCAACCTGATGGTCGCCCCCTGGGCCCGTGGCCATGGCGTCGCCCAATACCTGGTGGGCGTCATGGAAAACCTCGCCCGCGAGCACTACCACGCCACCCGCCTGCGCATCTCCTGCTTCAACGCCAACGCCGCCGGGCTGCTGCTCTACACCCGCCTCGGCTACCAACTCAACGGCATCGCCGAACGCCAGGCCCCGGACGGCCAGCGCGTGGCCCTGGTGCTGATGGACCGTGCACTCACCCCAGGCGACTGACCGCCAGACGAGGAACAGGGATGACCCCGCAAACCGATGAACCCACCTTCGACGGCACCCGCTGGAGCAACGCCGACAGCGACCGCATCGAGGTGGTCGACCCGAACCCCGACTGGCCCCAGCGCTACCGCGAGGAGGCCGCCGCCATCAGCGACGCCCTGGGCATCCGCGGCCTGCGCCTGGAGCACTACGGCAGCACCTCGGTGCCCGGCCTCGCCGCCAAACCCATCATCGATATTCTCCTGCTGCCCCCGCCCGAGTACGACTGGCAACGCCTGGTCGCCCCGCTGGAAGCCCTCGGCTACCAGTTCTGGCGCGACAACCCGGCCACCGACCGCATGTTCTTCGTCAAGGGCATGCCACCCAATGGCACAGGCCGCACCCACCACGTGCACGTGATGACCCAGGCCAACGCCGTGCGTCACCTGCTGTTCCGCGACCACCTGCGCGCCCACCCCGAGGACGCCGCCGAATACGCCCGGGTCAAACGCCAGCTCGCCGAGCGCTACCCCACCGACCGCGACGCCTACACCGCCGGCAAGGACGAGGTGGTCGGCGCCATCCTCGGCCGCGCCACGGCGGCCATGCATGAAGCGGGCGGGATACAGGGTGGCGATGAAGGCGGCCCGGTGAAGGGCTGAGTACCACAACACAAAGGACGTGAAGAACATGAAACCGTACTGGATAGTGCTGGCAGCGCTCCCGCTGTCAGGCTGCCCCGCCTATGGGGTCTACGACCGCACCGCTGAACAACCTGTGCTCACCAGCACCTGTTACGCGGTGAAGCTGCCTTCGTTTCTGTTCGAGGCCCGTTGCGCCGACCTGAAGGCAGGCGGGCTTGGAGGGCGTGAATTCTGCCCCGGCATCCAGGCGTTCAATCCTCCACCCCGTATCTACTCCAGCGGCTTCATAGCCCCCTTTGCGTTTCCCAAGTCCTGGGCCGACTACCTGAGCGATAGGGAGAAATGGGATCAGCGGCTTCTGGAAAAGCCGCTGTTCGAAAAACAGTGGACGCTGATCGCTCCGATAGACCCGGGCACCCAGATGAAGATTTCAGGCCTCTACGACTATCCCAAGGGTGAAACCGGCCACGTCTCCATCGTTCGCGCACTGATAACCAGCGGTCCCCATGCAGGCACCAGCGTCGAGCTGACGAGCCCGGGCGACTTCAAAAGTTTGGGCCCTGCGTGGACAACCGTTCCCGACATTGGCAAATCCAACGTGGAGGTCGTGAACACCTACCTGGAGCCCTGCGAGACCCGGCCATAGCGCCGTAGCCCGGGCTTCAGCCCGGGACGCTCCGCAAAGGTGAACCACGCCCGGCCACCCCCCGCCCTGCTTCACGTATGATCCGGCGCCCCGGAAACCGCGCATGCAGGCTCTTCGCAATGCTGGAATGGAACACCCTCAGCCTCAGGCAGCGGGCCTCGGTCATCTGCCTTCTCGGTTTCGTACTGGCCTATGTGCAGATCACCCTGCCCTTCATCCTCGCCCTCACCGATGTAGCGGCGATGCTGCAGAGCCTCTGCGAGCTGCTGGGCTGCATCGCCCTGTTCAGCGCCCTCGCCTTCGACCCGATGATCGCCAGGGGGCAGCTGCTGCAACTGCGCCCCAGCCGCATGCCGCCCTTCTGCAAAGGCCTGTGGATAACCGTCATCCTAATGTTCGGGCTGGGCAACTTCGTCCGGATCATCGGCAACTGATGCCTGGCTAGCAGATACATCGGGAAGCCCCGCTGCTAAGCTTCATTGGCAAAATTTGCCAACAAGGAGCGCTCGAATGAGCACCATGAATATCTCCCTGCCCGAGGCGCTCAAGAACTTCGTCGATGAGCAGGTCAGCCAACGCGGCTACGGCACCAGCAGCGAATATGTGCGCGAGCTGATCCGCAAGGACCAGGACCGCCAGCTCCTGCGTGGTCTGCTACTGGAAGGCGCCACTTCCGCACCTGAAGCCCCGACTGACGAGCATTACTTCGAGGCGCTGCGCAACCGGGTGCGCAACGGCCAGGCATGAAGGCCAGGACGGTCGTTCCACGGGCGCGAGCCAGTCAGGACGTCGACGACATCATTCGCTACTACCTGGGTGAAGACGCCGAGCAGGCGGCACTTGGCTTCATCGACACACTCGAACGCGCCTACAGGCACATCGCTCGTCACCCCGAATCCGGCTCGTCACGCCACGCACACGAGCTCGACCTGCCCGGACTACGCACCTGGGCGCTGAAGCACTTCCCCTATCTGATCTTCTACATCGAGCGCGAAGACAGCATCGATGTGTGGCGAGTGCTGCATGAAGCGCGGGATATCCCGCAGTGGATGCAGGACAGCACGCCATCTGACATCGACTGACCAGCGTCGAAGCACGGGCTACAGCGCCATGCCACCCGACTAGATCGCGGCCAGTGCCGCGACCCGCGATGCCAGGTAGGCATTCCAGGGCACCTTCTGGAAGTTGGTCCTGGGGCTCCCGCCACCTCCGCCATGGTTGACGAAGTTGTTGCTCGGCGCCCAGTACTGGTAGATGTCGCCGCTGGCGAATTCATAGGGGAAGGCCACTTCCTGGGCGTTGCCGAGGGTGCCGCCGCGGCTCCAGTAGGTGGTGCCGATCGGTACCAGGAATACGTAGCAATGACCGTTGAAGCCCCACAGCTGGCCGACCGCCGGGGACTTGGAGGCATTGGCGGGCAGGCCGGCGCCAGCGCAGACCGGGAAGGTGAAGATCATCCGCCCGCCGGCGATGGCCGCGTCGTTTTCATCGACCAGGTACTCGGTGGAGTGGTCCGGGGAGATTCCGCCCCGGTGAACCTCGGAAGGGGTCAGCGCGGTGCCGTGCACGAAGTAGCGGGCGGCGCCGGTCAGGCCCTGCTGCCAGCCGTTCTTCTGTTGGCGGATCAGGTTGCCCCGGGCGCCGGCATAGAGATAGGGAGTCATCGCGTGTCACATCCTTTTGCTGGGGGTTGATCACCCACTCGCAAGATTGCCCTGCAACGTCCACTCAAGACGCCCCGGTCCGGGCTCACGACGATACGGCGGTGCAAAGTTCTGCCAGTGCCAACGGCCCGACAGGGCCTGCAGGAAAAGATAGGCCGCACAGCGCGGGGTGTCGCCCGCCGCTGCGCTTAGCCGACGGGCGTGAAGCGCCTTGACCGAAATGCCC includes the following:
- a CDS encoding methyltransferase domain-containing protein — protein: MSATTTDDRHFDELATRFAEKIYGGAKGAIRLAVLQADLAEALPERPLRVLDVGAGLGHVSLWLAQRGHQVTLAEPAEPMLEGARARFAAASVEATFIQAPWQDLLGQFTEPYDLVLCHAVLEWLAEPHAILPVLHQLTAPGGWLSLAFYNRDALIYRNLLKGHFRKLRRNRFAGEGQSLTPQQPLDPRELAGQLEGMWKVETQSGVRVFHDYMPSEFQAKAELVDLLEMELAHRRHPSFMGLGRYLHWICRPQ
- a CDS encoding DUF4136 domain-containing protein, which gives rise to MKRTALPVFTALVLLALAGCQSANPYKAESKPMPPAPPEAATTFDRSAYPAAPRDFGRYRNWTWLNGRLPAGNSWATPEQMVDIVNSGLDQHGLRQSREPASADLKVAASLRFEKRLRQYNDSSGAYYGNGPYRDQYGAWATVPLVRTYEQEVAVVFLEFYDARDNQPVWSGSAESDASGSRSDRTTALREAIKEALDNYPPR
- a CDS encoding DUF4136 domain-containing protein → MFRRLFIASTLLLLAACQSYEINRDFDRNRDFAAYRSWSWKEPALQYSPDDPRIKSDLTEQRIREAVGQQLDQRGLRPAANGAASDLKVQSWLIVDDRQQQVTTGYGGYWGGYWGNYWGGPAMTETRTYDYKVATIQIDLYDGKDGKLVWRGSAGQIMRTDPPTPAEREAAIRETVAKVLAQYPPH
- a CDS encoding GNAT family N-acetyltransferase, translating into MSAFDTVLSHRPAQAADLDEVVGFPQDRDELFFCYPKGIWPLTVGQLAAVMAERRDNTVVLLDGRVAGFANFYQWQHNDFCALGNLMVAPWARGHGVAQYLVGVMENLAREHYHATRLRISCFNANAAGLLLYTRLGYQLNGIAERQAPDGQRVALVLMDRALTPGD
- a CDS encoding GrpB family protein, giving the protein MTPQTDEPTFDGTRWSNADSDRIEVVDPNPDWPQRYREEAAAISDALGIRGLRLEHYGSTSVPGLAAKPIIDILLLPPPEYDWQRLVAPLEALGYQFWRDNPATDRMFFVKGMPPNGTGRTHHVHVMTQANAVRHLLFRDHLRAHPEDAAEYARVKRQLAERYPTDRDAYTAGKDEVVGAILGRATAAMHEAGGIQGGDEGGPVKG
- a CDS encoding type II toxin-antitoxin system ParD family antitoxin, translated to MSTMNISLPEALKNFVDEQVSQRGYGTSSEYVRELIRKDQDRQLLRGLLLEGATSAPEAPTDEHYFEALRNRVRNGQA
- a CDS encoding type II toxin-antitoxin system RelE/ParE family toxin, with translation MKARTVVPRARASQDVDDIIRYYLGEDAEQAALGFIDTLERAYRHIARHPESGSSRHAHELDLPGLRTWALKHFPYLIFYIEREDSIDVWRVLHEARDIPQWMQDSTPSDID